In one Trichlorobacter lovleyi SZ genomic region, the following are encoded:
- the panP gene encoding pyridoxal-dependent aspartate 1-decarboxylase PanP, translating to MPTKARANLETLYRIFTVPEAPDSTLGAVDQAITADVAGFLQNHIVAMERPLEEIEASFSSVTIPEEPTYVSDYTEFVKENLVAQSVHTASPGFIGHMTSALPYFMLPLTRLMTALNQNTVKVETSKAFTPLERQVLAMLHHLIYRCPDEFYPSWIHNSQAALGAFCSGGTIANTTALWVARNRFFAPDGAFRGIAQEGLARALKHRGVDGIAVLVSERGHYSLGKAADLLGVGRDHLVKVKTAEDNRIDLKALRQECQRLQDQNIRPLALVGIGGTTETGNIDPLEAMADLARELDCHFHVDAAWGGPTLFSDRHRHLLAGIERADSVTIDAHKQLYVPMGAGMVLFRDPTAVSAIEHHAAYILRHGSKDLGSHTLEGSRPGKALLVHAGLSIMGRKGYELLIDLGIERARTFAGMIRQHPDFELTSEPELNILTYRYCPAAIQHLLATAPQAEQARINGLLDQVCQLLQKHQRESGKTFVSRTRLRMSRYGEEITVLRSVLANPLTTDEILTSVLSEQCEIVRQPEIQALLQQVWR from the coding sequence ATGCCCACCAAGGCCCGTGCCAACCTGGAAACCCTTTACCGGATCTTCACCGTGCCGGAAGCCCCTGATTCAACCCTTGGTGCCGTTGACCAGGCTATTACTGCCGATGTGGCCGGGTTTCTGCAAAACCATATCGTGGCCATGGAGCGTCCCCTGGAGGAGATTGAGGCCAGCTTCTCCAGCGTGACCATCCCGGAGGAACCGACCTACGTCTCGGACTACACCGAATTTGTCAAAGAAAACCTGGTGGCCCAGTCGGTACATACCGCCTCACCCGGATTTATCGGCCACATGACCTCGGCCCTGCCCTACTTTATGCTGCCGCTCACCCGCCTGATGACCGCGCTGAACCAGAACACGGTCAAGGTCGAGACCTCCAAGGCCTTTACCCCGCTTGAGCGGCAGGTACTGGCCATGCTGCATCACCTGATCTACCGCTGTCCGGACGAGTTCTACCCTTCCTGGATCCACAACAGCCAGGCAGCACTGGGGGCCTTCTGCTCCGGTGGCACCATTGCCAATACCACCGCACTCTGGGTGGCCCGCAATCGCTTCTTTGCGCCGGATGGTGCTTTCCGCGGTATTGCCCAGGAGGGGCTGGCCCGCGCCTTGAAACATCGTGGTGTTGACGGGATCGCTGTGCTGGTTTCCGAGCGGGGGCATTACTCGCTGGGCAAGGCTGCCGACCTGTTGGGTGTCGGCCGTGACCATCTGGTCAAGGTCAAGACCGCAGAGGACAACCGGATCGACCTCAAGGCGTTGCGGCAGGAGTGTCAGCGCCTGCAGGATCAGAACATCCGGCCGCTGGCGCTGGTGGGGATTGGCGGGACCACCGAAACCGGCAACATTGACCCGCTGGAGGCGATGGCCGATCTTGCCCGGGAGCTGGATTGCCATTTCCATGTGGATGCGGCCTGGGGCGGTCCGACGCTCTTCTCTGACCGCCACCGCCATCTGCTGGCCGGGATCGAACGGGCCGACTCGGTAACTATTGACGCCCATAAGCAACTGTATGTACCGATGGGGGCGGGGATGGTGCTCTTCAGGGATCCCACCGCAGTATCCGCCATCGAGCATCACGCTGCCTACATCCTGCGCCATGGTTCCAAGGATCTGGGCAGTCACACCCTGGAAGGCTCCCGTCCGGGTAAGGCGCTGCTGGTTCACGCCGGGCTCTCGATCATGGGGCGTAAAGGGTATGAACTGTTGATCGATCTGGGGATAGAGCGGGCCCGGACCTTTGCCGGGATGATCCGCCAGCATCCGGATTTTGAACTGACCAGTGAGCCGGAACTGAATATCCTGACCTACCGCTACTGTCCGGCAGCGATTCAGCACCTCCTGGCAACCGCACCACAAGCGGAGCAGGCCAGGATCAATGGTTTGCTGGATCAGGTCTGCCAGCTATTGCAGAAACACCAGCGTGAGTCGGGCAAGACCTTCGTGTCCCGTACCCGGCTCCGGATGAGCCGGTACGGCGAGGAGATCACCGTGCTGCGCAGCGTGCTTGCCAACCCGCTTACCACCGATGAGATTCTGACGTCGGTGCTGAGCGAACAGTGCGAGATTGTCCGTCAGCCGGAGATCCAGGCCCTGCTGCAACAGGTCTGGAGGTAG